The sequence CACCCACCCCAACATTTGCGTTGAAATTGGAGCATCTCCAACATACATAATGAGCGTACAAGGGACATGTACAATGGAGAGACACCAAAATGGTTCTCTAAACACAAGAcacaactaagagactctattataCAATATAGTGTCTATAAAtttagtctattaataaatacacaAGTAAATACGTTTATACAACATcggatcgatagaacagacgacaaattcgtacagtgtGAAGTAAGACGTCTGTTGTTATTGGGTTACGAGCCAGAGACATCTCTTCTCGGAGAGGACTCCACGATTTTTTTGTAAATAACCTCTTTAAACGTCATAAGAGCCTCTACATTAAACATCTCTCTCACAATTCGGAAGTATTTATAACTTGATCAACACACGCGGCCCACACAGGCACACAGGGAGGGGGCCAGAGGATAAGACGTCACCATAAAAAAGGCAAACCGATTAGTTGAAGCGATCGTGCCAGACACTCTTCATGTGCACTATATAGAGTGCACTATATAGAGTTGCAGTAGTCTAAACAACTATCTTTAATCCGAAGCAAATAGCCCGCCGTTAGGGCAACCGCCGGTGTCCTTCACCATCGAAAGCAGCGGCAGCATCTAGCAAGCGCAAATGATCCGTGTAGCTCCTGTCAGTGCCACCATCTTGTTCGAAACCGATGTTGTAACGGATGATGCTTAGGCTATCTGCACTCACGAACTGGAAGCGCGGATGCAGTCGCCGTTTACAGTAAAATGCCCTGCAGCGAGGGACTGCATCCCTCTCCCTGCGATAGGGGAGGCTCTCTCTCACCTCAAGCATGCAGTCGCCGTTTGCAGTAAAACGTCTCTCCCTATTGCTTCTCTCTCCTCCACATGCACAACGGCCTGCGCGCCACGGAGCCGCATGCATGTGGGTGGGAATAAAAAAGTGTGGAAAAAAATGATAGAATATGTGGTAGTTGGTATAGGATAGATATTTAGGGTTAAATATGAACGCGGAGTATTATAGGATAGAGTAGAGAATCTCGCTGACCAGGATGAAATATtcttttagagtagaaatttagggttccatgagtgcggatagccttaTTAATTAAATCCCTACTGCTGTACCATGACAAAGATGCACTAAAACCAGGTTTCAGAGCGAGACACAGACACACACATGCATGGATGGATGAACGAACGAATGATGCGCGAAAACGAGAGCAAAATGTCTCACCAACGGCCAATGGGCGAACCTGACGTGCCACCAGATTGTGTCGCGCTGCAATGAACAGCAGCAAGTCGCAGGTCACGTCAGGATCTGATGCAGACGGGGTTCTTGTGCCGGGGTGTGATGTTAATATCGTGCTGCAGTTCTGGGAAATTAGGAAATATAACAAATGAGATGAATTGAATACGATTGTTTTAGAGAATCCTTCTGCGCCAACAGACATGATAGGATTCCTCTGTCCGTATTCCTCTCTTTCTTGAGATTTTTCAACTACGTACTGGTTCATGTAGTAGAGCATGACGGCTTAGGCATCAAACAATAGGCTTAATTAATTGTCTGCTGTAGAGCGATGCGGCTGCCTGATCGCCTAAATCCTCACATAAGTAGCAGCTGAAATCGATGACCAACAAGACTCAGACGCTGAGTATTGATGAACACAGaaaggaaaaagagaaggaagaagaaagcTGCCCCTCCTCGACTATTATTCCAAACAGGAAGCATCCTTGAAGCAGCCAGCCAAATTCTCAAAAAATCGTGCAGTGCAGGCGACATGATTTTAGTTGTTCCTGTTGTCGTGCAGGCTAATTAATATAAAGAAGGCTACGTAAACAAAGCTAAAGGAATAGCACAAACGGCCAACAAACACGGGGAATAAAACTAGCTACATCCAAAGCGCCTACCGATACTTGGCTTTCTCACGCAATCATTTGATTTGAGCACTACACAATCCAACTTTTAGTGTGTATGGTTTGAAAATCAGAGAAAGAAGAACGTAGCCAATCAAGATCAGTGCGGAAATAAAAAAGGTACTAGCAGTAACAGCATCTTATGAGTGGGTGGGGATTAGCAGCAGCTACACAAACAAGCTCCACGGCTCAAGAAAGCGAAAGGATCACGAATTCACTGGCAGCCAGGTCAGGCAGGCAGGTAGGAAAATTGTAGTCACGGCTGCCCAACTTGTATCATGGCCCCCCAAACATGAACAAAATCGAAGTGGTCAACAATGATCCAAGCACAATAAACAAAGATAGAGGCTGTACATATATACCAAATCGAACACACGGCAACGGCACACACCGGACACGAATCGCTAGTAGACACAGCGCACAGCGGCAAGCAAGAAACCAAACATTCCAGTGCCCTTACCGTTGCATGCAGCCATGACGAGGATGAGCTTGGCGGTGTCGGCGACGTTCTTTGTGCTCGCGGTCGCCTCGGCGGCGCAGCCGGCGCCGAGCATGCCCCCGCCGGCGGTGGCCGTGAACAGCTCCCGGCTGGAGAAGGCGTACGTGGCGCTGCAGGCGCTGAGGCGCGCCATcacggacgaccccaagaagctgACGGAGAACTGGTGCGGGCCCGACGTGTGCAACTACTTCGGCGTGTACTGCGCGCCGGCGCCCGACGACCCCTGCCAGCGCACCGTGGCCTCCGTGGACCTCAACCACGGCGACCTCGCCGGGACGCTCCCCGAGGAGCTGGGCCTGCTGTCCGACCTCGCCGTCTTCCACCTCAACTCCAACCGCTTCTGCGGCTCCCTCCCCGAGTCGCTCCGGTCCCTGCACCTCCTCCACGAGATCGATGTCAGCAACAACAGGCTGTCCGGGCCCTTCCCGTCGCAGCTCCTCTGCCTCCCCAGTGTCCAGTACGTCGACATCAGGTGAGCGCGCGTCTGCAGACCGCATCAGATTTAATTACTTCAACCAGCGAAACAAGTAGTACTGCAACTTACTTGATTACGTGATGCACGTGTGCTTCAAGGTTTAACAACTTCTGCGGCGAGGTGCCGGCGGCCATCTTCGACAAGAAGATCGACGCGCTTTTCATCAACAACAACCACTTCGAGTTCACGCTGCCGGCCAGCTTCACCAACTCGACGGCGTCGGTGATCGTGCTGGCGAACCTTCCGCGGGTGAGCGGCTGCCTGCCGAGCAGCATCGGCGACATGGCCGGCACGCTCAACGAGCTCATCCTCCTCAACAGCGGCATCTCCTCCTGCATCCCGCCGGAGATCGGCAAGCTGGACAAGCTCACCGTGCTCGACCTCAGCTTCAACAGCATCGCCGGCGCGCTGCCGGACACGATCGGCGGCATGCGGGCGCTGGAGCAGCTGGACGTCGCGCACAACCGGCTCACCGGCGAGATCCCCGAG is a genomic window of Zea mays cultivar B73 chromosome 5, Zm-B73-REFERENCE-NAM-5.0, whole genome shotgun sequence containing:
- the LOC100191200 gene encoding Leucine-rich repeat extensin-like protein 6 precursor; this encodes MTRMSLAVSATFFVLAVASAAQPAPSMPPPAVAVNSSRLEKAYVALQALRRAITDDPKKLTENWCGPDVCNYFGVYCAPAPDDPCQRTVASVDLNHGDLAGTLPEELGLLSDLAVFHLNSNRFCGSLPESLRSLHLLHEIDVSNNRLSGPFPSQLLCLPSVQYVDIRFNNFCGEVPAAIFDKKIDALFINNNHFEFTLPASFTNSTASVIVLANLPRVSGCLPSSIGDMAGTLNELILLNSGISSCIPPEIGKLDKLTVLDLSFNSIAGALPDTIGGMRALEQLDVAHNRLTGEIPESICELPHLKNFTYSYNFFCGEPRRCLEVPRVDDRQNCIAGRPDQRPGEECVSFLHQPQVHCDAHGCIAPPPPAVHAPPPPVY